One genomic window of Halorhabdus sp. CBA1104 includes the following:
- a CDS encoding rhomboid family intramembrane serine protease, with the protein MDRATSPTTTLIGVLVVVFLLQVVVGLFGGSPDAFALAWPLTERPWTLLTSVLAHGGPLHLATNAIGLFVIGLVLERRTEPWRFYVFFFVVGAIAGGTEVAVGHVLGNEIPVLGASGAIFGLFGYVLAGNRLTDAIASRVAVSPRVAIVVVLGVALAITWLTRGRRVALIAHFTGLVLGLLAGRAHVLRRPGSTTARDGDRRRV; encoded by the coding sequence ATGGACAGAGCCACGAGTCCGACCACGACGTTGATCGGCGTGCTCGTCGTTGTCTTCCTCCTGCAAGTTGTCGTGGGACTGTTCGGTGGCTCTCCCGATGCGTTCGCCCTCGCCTGGCCGCTGACCGAGCGCCCCTGGACCCTCCTGACGAGCGTCCTCGCCCACGGCGGTCCACTGCACCTCGCGACGAACGCCATCGGACTGTTCGTGATCGGGCTCGTCCTCGAACGCCGGACGGAGCCCTGGCGGTTTTACGTGTTCTTCTTCGTCGTCGGAGCGATCGCCGGCGGTACAGAGGTCGCTGTTGGCCACGTTCTCGGCAACGAGATCCCGGTGTTGGGGGCCAGCGGTGCGATCTTCGGGCTGTTCGGGTACGTACTTGCTGGCAACCGGCTCACTGATGCCATCGCCAGCCGGGTGGCCGTCAGCCCCCGCGTGGCGATCGTCGTCGTGCTCGGCGTCGCCCTCGCGATCACGTGGCTGACGCGGGGCCGTCGGGTGGCACTGATCGCCCACTTCACGGGCCTCGTGTTGGGACTGCTCGCCGGCCGGGCACACGTCCTCCGGCGTCCTGGGTCGACGACCGCGCGTGACGGTGACCGTCGTCGCGTCTAA
- the feoB gene encoding ferrous iron transport protein B, producing the protein MEGCHDAGCDPSEIDAEDTLALVGCPNVGKSVVFGELAEQYVDVSNYPGTTVDTTLAEFGDYTLTDTPGVYGISSFSEEERVTRDIVLETDAVINVVDATHLDRDLFLTLQLLDMGIPTVVALNMMDEAEADGIDIDVEALEAALGVPVVTTVAIDGEGFDELRKRVPEATAPEQTAIDEFYDELPEQLEADRPEKTLLVEGDEELPTAFDVGGVMADGGSPALVESGLREEIYSQRRSRVQSIADSVQTVTRTDDSIAERVSDLMINPLTGTPIALALLGLIYYFIGDLVAQRLVDTLEGELLGPHYIPAVESFVAGLLPDVAWLEPLEFLLINDNLGLLTVTVQYVIGTLLPLVVAFYLAISVLEDSGVLPRLAVLTDRGLNRIGLNGRAVVPMIVGVGCVTMAVITTRMVGSKRERTISTALLGLAVPCSAQLGVIMGLMAGLGLIYWFGYLGILLVVLGVVGVFLDRTLPGQSESLVTELPRMRAPRPGNILRKTYNRAKMFLREAIPLFAGTAVVVSVLDYVGGLAAIKDGLRPLTALVGMPADFGQILVLGLIRRDFAAAGMTDMALSSAQVFIGLVVITLFVPCILSMVMILKERDAKSAALMWLGSWVTAFTVGGVLAAAFGVFG; encoded by the coding sequence ATGGAGGGGTGTCACGACGCCGGCTGTGACCCGAGCGAGATCGATGCCGAGGACACGCTGGCGCTGGTTGGCTGTCCGAACGTCGGCAAGAGCGTCGTCTTTGGCGAACTCGCCGAGCAGTACGTCGACGTCTCGAACTACCCGGGGACGACCGTCGACACGACGCTGGCTGAATTCGGCGACTACACGCTGACCGACACGCCGGGTGTCTACGGCATCTCCTCGTTTTCCGAGGAAGAGCGCGTCACCCGCGACATCGTTTTAGAGACCGATGCCGTCATCAACGTCGTCGACGCGACGCACCTCGACCGTGATCTGTTCTTGACGCTGCAGTTGCTCGATATGGGCATCCCCACCGTCGTTGCGCTGAACATGATGGACGAGGCCGAGGCCGACGGGATCGATATCGACGTCGAGGCCCTCGAAGCGGCCCTGGGCGTCCCCGTCGTCACGACGGTCGCCATCGACGGCGAGGGGTTCGACGAACTCCGCAAGCGGGTCCCGGAAGCGACCGCGCCCGAACAGACGGCCATCGACGAGTTCTACGACGAACTCCCCGAACAACTAGAGGCCGATCGGCCGGAGAAGACCTTGCTGGTCGAGGGTGACGAGGAACTCCCCACGGCGTTTGACGTCGGCGGCGTCATGGCCGACGGTGGCTCGCCAGCACTGGTCGAGTCGGGCCTGCGTGAAGAGATCTACAGCCAGCGCCGCTCGCGCGTCCAGTCGATCGCTGACTCGGTCCAGACGGTAACCCGCACCGACGACTCGATCGCCGAGCGGGTCAGCGATCTCATGATCAACCCCCTGACCGGGACGCCGATCGCGCTTGCCCTCCTCGGGTTGATCTATTACTTTATCGGTGATCTCGTCGCTCAGCGCCTGGTCGATACCCTCGAAGGGGAACTGCTTGGTCCCCACTACATCCCGGCCGTCGAATCGTTCGTCGCCGGGCTGTTGCCCGACGTGGCCTGGCTCGAACCTCTCGAATTCCTGTTGATCAACGACAATCTCGGCCTGCTGACGGTCACTGTCCAATACGTTATCGGCACCCTCTTGCCACTCGTCGTCGCCTTCTACCTGGCGATCAGTGTTCTCGAAGACTCCGGCGTTCTCCCCCGACTCGCCGTGTTGACCGACCGTGGCCTCAACCGGATCGGTCTGAACGGACGGGCCGTCGTCCCGATGATCGTCGGTGTCGGCTGTGTCACCATGGCCGTGATCACCACCCGGATGGTCGGCTCGAAACGCGAGCGGACGATCTCGACGGCGCTTCTCGGGCTGGCCGTCCCGTGTTCGGCCCAACTGGGCGTCATCATGGGGCTGATGGCCGGGCTCGGGTTGATCTACTGGTTTGGCTACCTCGGTATCTTGTTGGTCGTGCTGGGGGTCGTCGGCGTCTTCCTCGACCGGACCCTGCCGGGCCAAAGCGAGTCCCTGGTGACCGAACTGCCGCGAATGCGCGCGCCACGACCGGGAAACATCCTCCGGAAAACGTACAACCGCGCGAAGATGTTCCTCCGTGAGGCCATCCCCTTGTTCGCTGGGACGGCGGTGGTCGTCTCGGTACTGGATTACGTCGGCGGGCTGGCGGCGATCAAGGATGGACTTCGGCCGCTGACCGCGCTTGTCGGAATGCCCGCGGACTTCGGGCAGATCCTCGTCCTCGGGTTGATCCGCCGGGACTTCGCTGCCGCGGGCATGACCGATATGGCTCTTTCGAGCGCGCAGGTCTTTATCGGCCTCGTCGTGATTACGCTGTTCGTACCCTGTATCCTCTCGATGGTGATGATCCTCAAAGAACGAGACGCAAAGAGCGCCGCGTTGATGTGGCTCGGCTCCTGGGTCACGGCGTTCACCGTCGGGGGCGTGCTCGCGGCCGCCTTCGGGGTGTTCGGGTGA
- a CDS encoding FeoA family protein, which translates to MAEVLGDVDSGEFVRLADVPDGDTRARLLRLGFLDGTVECRHHIRKGPVIVRRNGTELALGADLADSIEIERPRPEASD; encoded by the coding sequence ATGGCTGAGGTACTCGGCGACGTGGACTCGGGTGAGTTCGTCCGGCTGGCCGATGTCCCGGATGGAGACACTCGGGCGCGGCTGTTGCGGTTGGGGTTTTTAGACGGGACCGTGGAGTGTCGCCACCACATCCGCAAGGGGCCGGTTATCGTCCGGCGAAACGGGACGGAACTTGCGCTCGGTGCGGATCTCGCCGACTCGATCGAAATCGAGCGGCCACGCCCGGAGGCCAGTGATTGA
- a CDS encoding DUF123 domain-containing protein, producing the protein MPAPPADRGGIGVRFGTDSEGWTVTADQGTYTLVLDLATATTITFGAAGERDLPAGGYAYTGSAFGTGGFSRIDRHRELAAGERETRHWHVDYLLCHPESHVEAVVTTAGQDVECAVASTLTAEATPVDGIGASDCDCGTHLVYAPDVAALVDVIERAHGQARSGE; encoded by the coding sequence ATGCCCGCCCCGCCAGCCGATCGGGGTGGAATCGGTGTACGTTTCGGGACTGACAGCGAAGGGTGGACCGTGACTGCCGATCAGGGAACGTATACGCTGGTCCTCGACCTTGCGACGGCGACGACGATCACGTTTGGCGCGGCGGGCGAGCGCGACCTCCCGGCGGGCGGGTATGCCTACACCGGGAGCGCGTTCGGTACGGGCGGATTCAGTCGGATCGACCGCCATCGCGAACTCGCCGCCGGCGAGCGCGAGACGCGCCACTGGCACGTCGATTACCTGCTTTGCCACCCAGAGAGTCACGTTGAAGCTGTCGTGACGACGGCCGGGCAAGACGTCGAATGTGCCGTCGCCAGCACGCTCACAGCCGAGGCGACGCCGGTCGACGGGATCGGGGCGTCGGACTGTGACTGTGGGACACATCTCGTGTACGCGCCCGACGTGGCGGCGTTGGTCGATGTGATCGAACGTGCCCACGGGCAGGCTCGGTCTGGGGAGTGA
- the thiE gene encoding thiamine phosphate synthase translates to MTDWDVYLVTQESLSGEQSTPAVVAAAIEGGVDVVQLREKDVSARKRYEIGREVRALTREAGVPLLVNDRVDLALALDADGVHLGDADLPVPVARELLGEEATIGRSVSFVEDAKDAQAAGADYLGVGAIYATGSKDDIDDEEYAIGTDRLADIVAAVDIPVVGIGGVTSENAAEVIEAGAEGVAVITEITDGAEPAVPTRELGAIVAEAR, encoded by the coding sequence ATGACTGACTGGGACGTCTATCTCGTCACGCAGGAATCGCTCTCGGGCGAGCAGTCGACGCCCGCGGTCGTGGCGGCGGCGATCGAGGGCGGCGTCGACGTGGTGCAACTCCGGGAGAAAGACGTCAGTGCCCGCAAGCGATACGAAATCGGGCGTGAAGTGCGGGCACTGACACGCGAAGCCGGCGTGCCGTTGCTCGTCAACGATCGCGTCGACCTGGCGCTGGCTCTCGATGCCGACGGCGTCCACCTCGGCGACGCGGATCTGCCGGTCCCCGTGGCCCGTGAGTTACTCGGCGAGGAGGCGACCATTGGCCGCTCGGTCTCGTTCGTCGAAGACGCCAAAGACGCCCAAGCCGCCGGCGCTGACTACCTCGGCGTCGGGGCGATCTACGCCACTGGTTCGAAAGACGACATCGACGACGAGGAGTACGCCATCGGGACCGACCGACTGGCCGATATCGTCGCGGCCGTGGACATCCCAGTCGTCGGGATCGGCGGTGTCACCAGCGAAAACGCCGCCGAAGTGATCGAGGCAGGTGCCGAGGGCGTCGCTGTCATCACCGAGATCACGGACGGGGCCGAGCCGGCAGTCCCGACCCGCGAGTTGGGCGCGATCGTTGCTGAGGCACGGTAA
- a CDS encoding PAS domain-containing sensor histidine kinase — translation MGTPRRMLALAAGLGIGVWVLDAVLDALLFYSEMSFLAVLVTDVPAHELYIRVLILAVFVAFGLVTAVQASRMQEREREATLFRRLVDEATDSVYVIDPETGRITDVNDRACETLGYDRSALLGRSVAEINPEFEDPQAFAALIDSAGGDLEYYETTHVRADGTTFPVEISAATVDIDGRAYRIAIARDVTERKAIVAELKQSEQRYESLFDSIRDAILVADTDRHIVDCNPAFTELFGYTLEEIEGESTALLYESEAEFEAIGETLDRQAADPTFVETVRYEKQSGQVFPGETNIFYRRTVDGEITGYIGLVRDVSNRQARMTQIRTIDRVLRHNLNNALTVILGNAESIADKEVEDPRWSAQRIIRTGERLQATTRKEREITTFLSESRPTVEHDGVTIVESAVTDVREEYPHADLTVERPASQPVVAVTYIDRAIEELLENAVTHSDRATPSVQVSLATTDGVVEISVEDDGPGMPEMERDVLTGDRDIEPLYHGRGIGLWLVHLIVQYSDGTVTFEENEPRGSVVTIRLPTPSAWHADEQMTE, via the coding sequence ATGGGAACGCCACGGCGGATGCTGGCCCTGGCCGCCGGGCTCGGCATCGGCGTGTGGGTGCTCGATGCGGTGCTCGATGCACTCCTGTTCTACAGCGAGATGTCGTTTCTCGCAGTGCTCGTGACCGATGTTCCTGCCCACGAGTTGTACATTCGAGTGCTCATCCTGGCTGTCTTCGTGGCCTTCGGGCTCGTCACGGCAGTACAAGCCAGTCGGATGCAAGAACGTGAACGGGAGGCGACGCTGTTTCGACGCCTGGTCGATGAAGCAACCGATAGCGTCTACGTCATCGACCCGGAGACGGGACGGATTACAGACGTCAACGATCGAGCCTGTGAGACACTCGGGTACGATCGCTCGGCGCTACTGGGCCGCTCGGTCGCCGAGATCAACCCGGAATTCGAAGACCCGCAAGCGTTCGCGGCATTGATCGACTCGGCCGGAGGGGACTTAGAGTACTACGAGACCACACACGTGCGGGCCGACGGGACCACGTTCCCCGTCGAGATATCGGCCGCGACGGTCGATATCGACGGCCGCGCCTACCGAATCGCGATCGCCCGCGACGTCACCGAACGCAAAGCGATCGTCGCGGAACTCAAGCAAAGCGAGCAACGCTATGAGTCACTGTTCGACAGCATCCGAGACGCCATCCTGGTCGCCGATACCGACCGCCACATTGTCGACTGTAACCCGGCGTTTACCGAGCTGTTCGGGTACACACTCGAGGAGATCGAAGGGGAGTCGACCGCGTTGCTCTACGAGAGTGAGGCGGAATTCGAGGCGATCGGCGAGACGCTCGACAGGCAGGCTGCCGATCCCACGTTCGTCGAGACGGTCCGCTACGAGAAACAGTCTGGCCAGGTGTTTCCAGGCGAGACGAACATCTTCTATCGCCGGACTGTAGACGGAGAGATAACGGGCTACATCGGTCTCGTCAGGGACGTCTCCAATCGGCAGGCACGGATGACCCAGATCCGGACGATCGATCGCGTGCTCCGGCACAACCTCAACAATGCGCTGACGGTCATCCTGGGTAACGCGGAGTCGATCGCCGACAAAGAGGTCGAGGACCCGCGGTGGAGTGCCCAACGCATCATCCGGACGGGTGAGCGACTCCAGGCCACCACCAGAAAGGAGCGCGAGATTACCACGTTCTTGTCCGAATCACGACCGACAGTCGAGCACGATGGCGTCACGATCGTCGAGAGTGCCGTCACGGACGTTCGAGAAGAATATCCACACGCCGACCTGACGGTCGAGCGACCCGCCTCACAGCCGGTCGTTGCCGTCACGTACATCGATCGGGCGATCGAAGAACTGCTCGAAAACGCGGTCACCCACTCCGATCGGGCGACCCCATCGGTGCAGGTCTCCCTGGCGACGACCGACGGCGTCGTCGAGATCAGCGTCGAGGACGACGGGCCAGGGATGCCCGAGATGGAGCGAGACGTCCTGACCGGGGATCGGGACATCGAGCCGCTGTATCACGGCCGTGGCATCGGTCTGTGGTTGGTACACCTGATCGTCCAGTATTCGGACGGGACGGTGACCTTCGAGGAGAACGAGCCCCGCGGCAGCGTCGTCACCATCCGACTGCCGACGCCGAGTGCGTGGCACGCCGACGAGCAGATGACTGAGTGA
- a CDS encoding TrkA family potassium uptake protein: MKTWQRRTVGYAAILAVVILVFAVLYQQGMAVYDGRPRTFLESVQFVVETFTTTGYGADSPWNSAVMTVYVIFMDLAGVVLIVTALPVLAIPLLEELLETTVPERAPDGVTDHVIICTYTSRAEALIDELSSWDVPYLILEPDRQQATALSDAGYRVVNADPETAAGLEAANLAGARALVADVSDAVDASIVLAAGEVDADVPVISVLEEPGSRPYHRLAGADEVLSPRPLLGQSLAAKVTTSLDADLGDAVEIGEDFELVELPLQRGSPLVGSTLADSGIREDAGGNVIGAWFDGEFQAPPDPGATLTNGTVLLVAGHERDIERLREHTLADVRRFGDGETIVVGYGEVGQTIVGALDAAGLPFTVVDQEAMDGVDVVGDAVDPETLRAAGIDDARSVILALPDDTTTQFATLVVRDLSPTTEVIARVEEPRNVKQMYRAGADYVLALATVSGRMIASAILDDEAVLSVEAQIQVVRTAAPGLVGTRLGEARVRSKTGCTVVGVGRENEILTDVGPDVRIEDGDELVIAGTDEGIRAFNERFG; the protein is encoded by the coding sequence ATGAAGACCTGGCAGCGCCGGACCGTCGGGTACGCAGCCATCCTGGCGGTGGTTATCCTCGTCTTTGCCGTGCTCTATCAGCAGGGGATGGCCGTGTACGACGGGCGACCCCGGACGTTTCTGGAGTCCGTACAGTTCGTCGTCGAGACGTTCACCACGACCGGGTACGGGGCCGACTCCCCGTGGAACAGCGCGGTGATGACCGTCTATGTCATTTTCATGGACCTTGCAGGCGTCGTTCTCATTGTCACGGCCCTGCCGGTGCTTGCGATCCCGCTGCTCGAAGAACTACTGGAGACGACCGTTCCCGAACGTGCCCCGGATGGGGTCACCGATCACGTCATCATTTGTACGTACACGTCCCGCGCTGAGGCGCTGATCGACGAACTGAGCTCGTGGGACGTCCCCTACCTCATTCTGGAACCGGACCGTCAGCAGGCTACCGCACTCTCGGATGCGGGGTATCGGGTCGTCAACGCGGACCCGGAGACGGCAGCCGGCCTCGAAGCAGCGAATCTGGCGGGGGCGCGAGCGCTCGTCGCGGACGTCTCCGATGCGGTAGATGCGAGCATCGTCCTCGCGGCAGGTGAAGTCGACGCCGACGTGCCGGTCATCAGCGTCCTCGAAGAGCCCGGGAGCCGACCGTATCACCGCCTTGCCGGGGCCGACGAGGTACTCTCGCCGCGGCCGTTGCTCGGACAGAGCCTGGCCGCGAAGGTGACGACCAGTCTCGACGCCGATCTGGGGGATGCCGTCGAGATCGGCGAGGATTTCGAGCTCGTCGAGTTGCCCCTCCAGCGTGGCAGCCCGCTGGTCGGCTCGACGCTTGCCGACAGCGGGATCCGTGAAGACGCCGGAGGCAACGTGATCGGCGCGTGGTTCGACGGGGAGTTCCAAGCTCCACCGGATCCCGGGGCGACACTGACCAACGGCACAGTACTGCTCGTTGCGGGCCACGAACGCGATATCGAGCGGCTACGGGAGCACACACTCGCAGACGTTCGCCGGTTCGGAGACGGGGAAACGATCGTGGTTGGGTACGGCGAAGTCGGCCAGACGATCGTCGGCGCACTCGATGCCGCGGGCTTGCCGTTCACGGTCGTCGACCAGGAAGCGATGGATGGCGTCGACGTGGTCGGTGACGCGGTCGATCCAGAGACCCTCCGGGCGGCAGGCATCGACGACGCCCGGTCGGTCATCCTCGCCCTGCCCGACGACACGACGACCCAGTTTGCCACACTCGTCGTTCGAGATCTGAGCCCGACGACGGAGGTTATCGCTCGCGTCGAAGAACCACGCAACGTCAAGCAGATGTACCGCGCCGGTGCCGACTACGTGTTGGCGCTTGCGACCGTCAGCGGCCGGATGATCGCTTCGGCGATCCTCGACGACGAGGCCGTCCTCTCGGTGGAAGCCCAGATCCAAGTCGTCCGGACGGCCGCCCCCGGACTCGTCGGGACTCGGCTGGGCGAGGCCCGCGTCCGCTCGAAGACGGGCTGTACCGTGGTCGGCGTCGGACGCGAGAATGAGATTCTGACGGACGTGGGGCCGGACGTACGGATCGAGGACGGCGACGAACTCGTCATCGCGGGCACCGACGAGGGGATTCGAGCGTTCAACGAACGATTCGGATAA
- a CDS encoding cation-translocating P-type ATPase: MSDDETAGRSIDREATGPAADREPADTVTARLAVPEMDCPSCASKVDGSLERVAGVTDVSLSPTKGTAAVTFDPTQTTEADVIAAIEGAGYEVIDDDSGADGAATGGPDVAPPTAVWTSPRAIKTWVGAVFLTLGLAIEFVFTGANVDIAAVLASPITVADGLFLVAIVVSGVPVVRSGIYSARNRSLDIDLLMGVAIIAATGIGYVAEAATLAVLFSIAELLEDYAMDRARDSLRELLELSPDEATVRRDGEELTVPAEAVEVGETVLVRPGEKIPLDGEVIEGESAVDESPITGESMPVEKSEGDAVFAGSITAEGYLEVEVTSTAGDSTLARIIELVQSAEENRTDKEQFVDRFAGYYTPAVVVVAILTAAISPLLIADSATFAVAGYELVLPGGWRPWFVRGLTLLVIACPCAFVISTPVSVVSGITSAAKNGVLIKGGNHLEAMGAVDAVALDKTGTLTRGELTVTDVIPLGERDERDVLRRAAALERRSEHPIAAAIRDRAGRTGLDDVPDPAAFESLTGKGVRAEIEGESAYAGTPALFTQLGHDLAAVGGGDSDDSPHPDGGTLHARPAVASIKEHVETLETEGKTIVLVGTEREVWGILAIADEVRPGASRAVERLHELGVETVVMLTGDNEGTARAIAEAVGVDEYRAELLPEQKVAAVEELQETYGGVAMVGDGINDAPALATADVSVAMGAAGTDTALETADIALLGDDIGKLPYLYSLSHAANGVIRQNIWTSLGVKALLAVGVPLGYVSVAIAVVVGDMGMSLGVTGNAMRLARLSPDHGTGVERNQATAAPGTDETPDPTVE, translated from the coding sequence ATGAGCGATGACGAGACTGCGGGGCGATCGATCGATCGCGAGGCCACCGGGCCGGCGGCTGATCGCGAGCCAGCCGATACGGTCACGGCCCGGCTTGCCGTCCCGGAGATGGACTGTCCGTCGTGTGCGAGCAAAGTCGACGGGAGCCTCGAACGCGTCGCGGGGGTCACCGACGTGTCCCTCTCGCCTACGAAGGGCACCGCGGCAGTGACGTTCGATCCCACACAGACGACCGAAGCCGACGTGATCGCGGCGATCGAGGGCGCAGGGTACGAGGTCATCGACGACGATAGCGGGGCCGACGGAGCCGCCACCGGCGGCCCTGACGTTGCCCCACCGACGGCAGTCTGGACGAGTCCGCGGGCGATCAAGACCTGGGTCGGGGCCGTCTTCCTGACGCTCGGACTGGCCATCGAGTTCGTCTTCACGGGCGCCAACGTCGACATCGCTGCCGTCCTGGCGTCTCCGATTACCGTCGCTGACGGCCTCTTTCTCGTTGCCATAGTCGTCAGCGGTGTGCCCGTCGTCCGCAGTGGGATCTATTCGGCGCGCAACCGGAGTCTTGACATCGACCTCCTGATGGGTGTGGCCATCATCGCGGCGACGGGGATCGGCTACGTCGCCGAGGCGGCGACGCTTGCGGTCCTGTTTTCCATCGCCGAACTGCTCGAAGACTATGCGATGGACCGGGCACGAGACTCTCTGCGTGAGTTGCTGGAACTTTCGCCCGACGAGGCGACGGTTCGCAGGGACGGTGAAGAACTGACTGTCCCGGCCGAGGCTGTCGAGGTCGGTGAAACCGTCCTCGTCCGTCCCGGCGAGAAGATCCCGCTGGACGGCGAAGTCATCGAAGGCGAGAGCGCGGTCGACGAGTCGCCGATCACCGGCGAGAGCATGCCCGTCGAAAAGAGCGAGGGCGATGCGGTGTTCGCAGGTTCGATCACCGCAGAGGGGTATCTCGAAGTCGAAGTCACCTCGACGGCGGGAGACTCGACGCTCGCCCGGATCATCGAACTGGTCCAGAGTGCCGAGGAAAACCGCACCGACAAAGAGCAGTTCGTCGACCGCTTTGCGGGCTACTATACGCCCGCCGTCGTCGTGGTGGCGATCCTGACTGCGGCCATCTCCCCGCTGCTGATCGCCGACAGCGCGACGTTTGCGGTCGCGGGGTACGAACTCGTCTTGCCCGGGGGTTGGCGACCCTGGTTCGTCCGCGGGTTGACGCTGCTGGTGATCGCGTGCCCGTGTGCCTTTGTCATCTCGACGCCCGTCTCGGTCGTCTCGGGGATCACGAGCGCCGCCAAGAACGGCGTTCTCATCAAGGGCGGCAACCACCTCGAAGCGATGGGTGCGGTCGATGCCGTCGCCCTGGACAAGACCGGGACCCTCACCCGCGGTGAACTCACCGTGACCGACGTCATCCCGTTGGGCGAACGCGACGAGCGCGATGTCCTTCGGCGGGCGGCCGCCCTGGAACGCCGGAGTGAACACCCGATCGCCGCCGCGATCCGCGACCGTGCGGGCCGTACAGGACTCGACGATGTGCCCGACCCTGCCGCCTTCGAGAGTTTGACGGGGAAAGGCGTCCGTGCCGAGATCGAGGGCGAAAGCGCTTACGCGGGGACGCCGGCCCTGTTCACGCAACTGGGCCACGACCTCGCGGCGGTCGGCGGTGGCGACAGTGACGACTCGCCACACCCCGACGGCGGGACCCTCCACGCGCGACCGGCGGTAGCGTCCATCAAAGAGCACGTCGAGACGCTCGAAACCGAGGGGAAGACGATCGTCCTCGTCGGCACCGAACGCGAGGTATGGGGGATCCTCGCGATCGCCGACGAGGTGCGACCCGGTGCCAGTCGGGCGGTCGAGCGCCTCCACGAACTCGGTGTCGAGACGGTCGTCATGTTGACCGGGGACAACGAGGGCACTGCCCGGGCGATCGCCGAGGCAGTCGGCGTCGACGAGTATCGTGCGGAACTGCTCCCCGAGCAGAAGGTCGCTGCCGTCGAGGAGTTACAGGAGACGTACGGCGGCGTAGCGATGGTCGGGGACGGTATCAACGACGCGCCGGCGCTGGCGACCGCGGACGTCAGCGTGGCGATGGGGGCCGCCGGCACGGACACTGCCTTAGAGACGGCCGATATCGCCTTGTTGGGTGACGATATCGGGAAGTTACCCTACCTCTATTCGCTGTCGCACGCGGCAAACGGCGTAATCAGACAGAACATCTGGACCAGTCTCGGCGTGAAGGCCCTGCTCGCGGTCGGCGTGCCGCTGGGCTACGTCAGCGTCGCGATCGCGGTCGTCGTCGGCGACATGGGGATGAGTCTGGGCGTCACCGGCAACGCGATGCGTCTGGCTCGACTCTCTCCCGATCACGGTACCGGTGTCGAACGCAACCAGGCGACGGCGGCACCCGGCACCGACGAGACGCCGGATCCGACCGTCGAGTGA